One region of Syntrophobacter fumaroxidans MPOB genomic DNA includes:
- a CDS encoding endonuclease/exonuclease/phosphatase family protein: MEGARLMRVMTFNLRFENDSDGENRWGCRRDMVARIVARYGPSVLGTQEGMVSQLRFLEEHLQGYELYAPRRFWDESCQYPTLFYRRDVMRPLEGDEFWLSLTPRVHRSKSWDSAFPRMISFGRFESLEDGRAVWVGVTHLDHIGDAARAAQAERVAEWACGRDGSCILMGDFNDVPGSPAHRLLTDVLQDCWEALGRSEDESGMTYHKFTGIPQIARMDWVLASRDMRVLDQVVVRDQESGRYPSDHFPCFADVKWA, from the coding sequence ATGGAGGGGGCGAGGCTGATGCGCGTGATGACCTTCAATCTGCGTTTCGAGAATGATTCCGACGGAGAAAACCGGTGGGGCTGCCGTCGGGACATGGTCGCCAGGATTGTGGCTCGATACGGTCCTTCGGTTCTCGGGACCCAGGAGGGGATGGTGAGTCAGCTGCGCTTTCTCGAGGAGCATCTCCAGGGCTACGAACTGTATGCTCCCCGACGGTTTTGGGACGAGTCCTGCCAGTATCCGACACTCTTTTACAGGCGCGACGTCATGCGTCCCCTGGAGGGGGATGAGTTCTGGCTGTCCCTGACGCCCCGGGTGCATCGCAGCAAGTCCTGGGACAGCGCATTCCCGAGGATGATCAGCTTCGGGCGCTTCGAAAGTCTGGAGGATGGACGCGCGGTGTGGGTGGGCGTAACGCACCTGGATCATATCGGGGACGCGGCGCGGGCCGCTCAGGCCGAGCGCGTCGCCGAATGGGCCTGTGGACGCGACGGGAGCTGTATCCTGATGGGAGATTTCAACGATGTTCCCGGTTCGCCTGCCCACCGGCTGCTGACCGATGTTCTCCAGGATTGCTGGGAGGCCCTGGGAAGGAGCGAAGACGAGAGCGGCATGACCTATCACAAGTTCACCGGGATCCCCCAGATCGCGCGCATGGACTGGGTCCTGGCGAGCCGGGATATGCGGGTCCTGGATCAGGTCGTGGTCCGCGACCAGGAAAGCGGGCGTTACCCATCCGACCATTTTCCCTGTTTCGCCGACGTGAAATGGGCTTGA
- a CDS encoding carbon-nitrogen hydrolase family protein, translated as MKDHVRIAIIQPKPYPLFDDPRNLGHALQLLEKCRTEKLDIICFPEYFPFQGEKELGGAARQLKAYIVAGIVESDGDKLYNTATIFNRSGQILGRQRKRNVGSLERNELGISPGDGLFRAFVTDFGKIGLPVCIDFWGQPEAGRQLVDQGVEIIFNMSVFPVLRGHWKTGAMVRAFDNFVPVVGVNTADYNALLNGRRVHHHGGGSFVIGPPRMLDKDDFRRWVKGLDSLDPWVQIELDQLEQVYVGEVNLGSGNKFRKEFFDRFGFQRPV; from the coding sequence ATGAAGGACCACGTGAGAATCGCCATTATCCAGCCGAAACCATACCCATTGTTCGACGATCCGAGAAACCTCGGGCATGCCCTGCAACTTCTGGAAAAGTGCCGGACCGAGAAGCTCGATATCATCTGCTTCCCGGAATACTTCCCGTTTCAGGGGGAGAAGGAACTGGGAGGGGCGGCTCGGCAGTTGAAGGCCTATATCGTCGCCGGAATCGTTGAAAGCGATGGAGACAAGCTCTACAACACTGCAACGATTTTCAACCGGTCGGGCCAGATCCTGGGGCGGCAGCGCAAGCGCAATGTCGGCAGCCTGGAGCGGAACGAGCTGGGAATATCGCCCGGGGACGGCTTGTTCCGTGCCTTCGTGACGGACTTCGGGAAGATCGGTCTTCCCGTGTGCATCGATTTCTGGGGGCAGCCCGAAGCGGGTCGGCAACTGGTGGACCAGGGGGTGGAGATCATCTTCAACATGAGCGTGTTCCCCGTTCTGCGAGGGCACTGGAAGACGGGGGCGATGGTTCGCGCCTTCGACAACTTCGTACCGGTGGTGGGGGTGAATACGGCGGACTACAACGCGTTGCTGAACGGCCGCAGGGTGCATCACCACGGCGGGGGAAGTTTCGTCATCGGTCCCCCGAGGATGTTGGACAAGGATGATTTCAGGCGATGGGTGAAAGGGCTGGATTCCCTCGACCCCTGGGTGCAGATCGAGCTCGACCAGCTCGAGCAGGTCTACGTGGGGGAAGTCAACCTCGGCAGCGGCAACAAGTTCAGAAAGGAATTCTTCGATCGGTTCGGCTTTCAGCGCCCGGTGTGA
- a CDS encoding molybdopterin biosynthesis protein — protein MEKPSRNVYLKMKTLEEAAALWMGADPERRCAVETVPTTHALHRTTAGPVIADRSVPHYHGSAMDGIAVRARDTFGAGDTTPIRLQVGKTAFPVDTGDPLPSDTDAVIMIEHVDQVDESTMEIRAAAFPWQHVRKVGEDIVAGELLLPEHHRIRPPDVGALLAAGVLSVSCYARPKVWIQPTGTELIPASRAGEAAPGEIVEFNGTVLSGMVEECGGVAELREIIADDYAGIREGLARAVDSEADLVLINAGSSAGSEDFTAAVVAELGEVLVHGVTMMPGKPTILGIVRGKPVVGVPGFPVSAILAFEQFVRPLLYRLQGLPCPSYDEVDAEIARKTPSKLGLEEFVRVILGRVQGKLIAMPLQRGAGVITSLTRADGILRVPQELEGLDQGEIVRVRLLRPKEQLDHTMIMIGSHDNTIDVLANEIKRRDGRMQLSSGNVGSLGGLMAVRRAQTHLAGSHLLDPATGGYNHSYVERYLQGVPIRLVTLAVRQQGLLVRRGNPAGVRGVRDLARPDVAFINRQGGSGTRILFDYCLRKEELAPEEIRGYDQEEFTHMAIAVTVLSGRADAGMAIFAAARALGLDFIPVAEERYDLVIPESFWEDPKMGLLMEIITSGRFRKMVSELGGYDVSMSGTLAGQWDGKKWLSGK, from the coding sequence ATGGAAAAGCCAAGTAGAAACGTTTACCTGAAAATGAAAACGCTCGAGGAGGCCGCCGCGCTTTGGATGGGTGCGGACCCGGAGCGGAGGTGCGCGGTGGAAACCGTTCCCACGACGCATGCGCTGCACCGGACGACCGCCGGTCCGGTGATCGCCGATCGTTCCGTTCCCCACTATCACGGGTCCGCCATGGACGGCATTGCGGTCAGGGCCCGGGACACGTTCGGGGCCGGGGACACCACTCCCATCCGGCTGCAGGTGGGGAAGACCGCATTCCCGGTGGATACCGGCGACCCGCTGCCGTCCGATACGGATGCCGTGATCATGATCGAGCATGTCGATCAGGTGGACGAATCGACGATGGAGATACGTGCGGCGGCATTTCCCTGGCAGCACGTGCGCAAGGTGGGCGAGGACATCGTCGCGGGAGAGCTGCTGCTGCCCGAGCACCACCGGATTCGGCCGCCCGACGTGGGGGCGTTGCTCGCGGCCGGGGTGCTGAGCGTCAGCTGTTATGCCCGTCCGAAGGTGTGGATTCAGCCGACCGGAACGGAACTCATTCCGGCGAGCCGTGCCGGGGAGGCGGCACCCGGGGAGATCGTCGAATTCAACGGCACGGTGTTGAGCGGCATGGTCGAGGAATGCGGGGGGGTTGCCGAGCTGCGGGAAATCATTGCCGACGACTATGCCGGCATACGGGAAGGGCTGGCGAGGGCCGTGGATTCGGAGGCGGACCTGGTCCTCATCAACGCCGGTTCTTCCGCCGGGTCCGAGGATTTCACGGCGGCGGTCGTTGCCGAACTGGGGGAAGTGCTCGTGCACGGGGTCACGATGATGCCCGGCAAGCCGACTATTCTCGGGATCGTCCGCGGTAAGCCCGTGGTCGGGGTTCCCGGATTTCCGGTTTCCGCGATACTGGCCTTCGAGCAGTTCGTGCGGCCTCTGCTGTACCGGCTCCAGGGATTGCCCTGTCCTTCCTACGATGAAGTGGACGCCGAGATCGCACGGAAAACGCCGTCGAAGCTCGGATTGGAAGAATTCGTGCGCGTCATCCTGGGACGGGTTCAGGGCAAACTCATCGCCATGCCCCTGCAGCGGGGCGCCGGCGTGATCACGTCGCTCACCAGGGCGGACGGCATTCTCAGGGTTCCCCAGGAGCTCGAAGGGCTCGACCAGGGCGAAATCGTCCGCGTGAGACTGCTCAGACCCAAAGAGCAGCTCGACCACACGATGATCATGATCGGAAGCCACGACAATACCATCGATGTGCTCGCCAACGAGATCAAACGCCGGGACGGCCGCATGCAGCTGTCGTCCGGCAATGTCGGAAGCCTCGGAGGACTGATGGCGGTGAGGCGCGCGCAGACGCATCTGGCGGGCTCCCACCTGCTGGACCCCGCCACGGGCGGCTACAACCATTCCTACGTGGAACGTTACCTCCAGGGTGTTCCGATCCGGCTGGTGACCCTGGCCGTGCGTCAGCAGGGACTGCTCGTTCGCAGGGGAAACCCCGCCGGGGTCCGTGGAGTGCGGGATTTGGCGCGGCCGGACGTGGCCTTCATCAATCGCCAGGGGGGTTCCGGTACCCGAATCCTCTTCGACTACTGCTTGCGCAAGGAAGAACTCGCTCCGGAGGAAATCCGCGGGTATGACCAGGAAGAGTTCACCCACATGGCGATTGCGGTCACGGTCCTTTCCGGGCGGGCAGACGCGGGCATGGCCATTTTCGCCGCGGCACGGGCGCTCGGTCTCGATTTTATCCCGGTCGCCGAGGAGCGCTACGACCTGGTGATCCCCGAATCGTTCTGGGAAGATCCGAAGATGGGCCTTCTCATGGAGATCATCACGTCCGGCAGGTTTCGAAAGATGGTTTCCGAGCTCGGCGGCTACGATGTCTCCATGTCGGGAACCCTTGCGGGACAGTGGGACGGGAAGAAGTGGCTCTCCGGGAAATGA
- a CDS encoding radical SAM protein → MGREEVALREMMDETGEQVRRGGTGGSGTNGDGKPASAPEPGYMRLHREGRLSGRAAAMRRLLSRCVMCPRRCRVDRSRGELGVCGTGSGIEIAAVGIHPWEEPPISGTRGSGTVFFSGCALRCVFCQNYPISQMGVGRGFSARELAEAMLELQAGGAHNINLVTSTHQMAGFLEALVLAVPLGLRVPIVYNTSGYETEETLRLLNGIVDIYLPDIKYSDPRTALRYSGCADYVAFNRRALLEMWRQVGPLQTNGDGVACRGMMVRHLVLPADAAGTRGSFAFLAEHIGPELWVSLMNQYFPAHKALNLPPLDRKVTDEEYGDAFRVLSELEFENGFTQTCSTGDEVDCLPKMQ, encoded by the coding sequence GTGGGACGGGAAGAAGTGGCTCTCCGGGAAATGATGGACGAGACGGGTGAGCAGGTCCGCCGCGGCGGGACGGGCGGAAGCGGTACGAACGGGGATGGGAAGCCGGCCTCCGCGCCCGAACCCGGGTACATGCGATTGCACCGTGAAGGAAGGCTGAGCGGAAGGGCCGCGGCGATGCGCCGGCTCCTCTCCCGGTGCGTGATGTGTCCGCGGCGCTGCAGGGTCGATCGCAGCCGGGGAGAGCTGGGGGTGTGCGGCACCGGAAGCGGGATCGAGATTGCGGCCGTCGGCATCCATCCGTGGGAGGAACCACCGATATCCGGGACGCGCGGTTCGGGAACCGTATTCTTTTCCGGATGCGCTCTGAGGTGCGTATTCTGTCAGAACTATCCCATCAGCCAGATGGGTGTCGGCCGCGGCTTTTCCGCGCGTGAGCTTGCGGAGGCGATGCTGGAGCTTCAGGCCGGGGGCGCGCACAACATCAATCTCGTCACCTCCACCCACCAGATGGCGGGGTTCCTGGAAGCCCTGGTGCTTGCCGTGCCGCTGGGGCTGCGCGTTCCCATCGTCTACAACACCAGCGGCTATGAGACGGAGGAGACCCTGCGCCTTCTGAACGGGATCGTCGACATCTACCTGCCGGACATTAAGTATTCCGACCCGCGGACGGCCTTGCGCTATTCCGGCTGCGCCGACTACGTCGCGTTCAACCGACGGGCGCTGCTGGAAATGTGGCGGCAGGTGGGGCCGCTCCAAACGAACGGCGACGGCGTTGCCTGCAGGGGGATGATGGTCCGTCACCTGGTGCTGCCGGCAGACGCGGCGGGAACGAGAGGCAGTTTCGCCTTCCTTGCCGAGCACATCGGGCCGGAGCTGTGGGTCAGTCTCATGAACCAGTACTTTCCCGCTCACAAGGCGCTGAACCTTCCTCCGCTTGACCGTAAAGTCACCGACGAGGAATATGGGGATGCTTTTCGAGTCCTTTCGGAGTTGGAATTCGAGAACGGTTTCACCCAGACGTGTTCAACGGGGGACGAGGTCGACTGTTTGCCGAAGATGCAGTGA
- a CDS encoding sensor histidine kinase, whose amino-acid sequence MEDRSYRKLHWKIVATTLSFSLVPLFVVGFSIYYQFSVSYKAKVMESLRTLTENRANAVDLFLDERVSQLNTLVYTNSIDQLGDERYLTRVFTLLQMRSKSFVDVGIIDAEGNHVAYVGPYQLKGLNYRNEEWFGETMLRGIYISDVFTGFRKFPHFVIAIMRREGEKTWILRATINTDIFEAMVKAAQIGMKGDAFLMNKDNILQTSPRFGGELLGKVGYPIFPKFQGARVEETELGGEEALYGIVWLKDKQWLLVIKEDPLENLTPILRTRVLVIALVLGGVLVIVMGTLLVSNAVVRQLVKTDREKAALDAGLVQSSKMAALGKLAAGIAHEVNNPLAVIKEKVGWMKDLLSEEDVEASENFKEFDDAVKKIDYHVERARKVTHRLLGFARRMEPIQEQVTMNRVIEETVDFLKNEAHYRNIEIRTTLDPDMPTTTSDSSQLQQVFLNILNNAIDAIGKNGVITISTGYDLKNRELSVSIADDGPGIPSEVLGRVFDPFFTTKEVGKGTGLGLSISYSIVEKLGGTIKVASQVGKGTTFSIHLPIVNHATA is encoded by the coding sequence ATGGAAGACAGAAGCTACCGAAAACTGCACTGGAAAATCGTAGCGACGACGTTGAGTTTCTCGCTCGTGCCCCTTTTCGTGGTCGGATTCAGCATCTACTACCAGTTCAGCGTTTCCTACAAGGCCAAGGTCATGGAGAGTCTCAGAACGCTGACGGAGAACAGGGCCAACGCCGTCGATCTCTTTCTGGACGAGCGCGTGTCGCAGCTGAACACCCTGGTGTACACCAACTCCATCGATCAACTGGGGGATGAAAGATACCTGACGAGAGTCTTCACGCTGCTGCAGATGCGATCGAAGTCGTTCGTCGACGTGGGCATCATCGACGCCGAGGGCAATCACGTGGCCTATGTCGGTCCGTATCAGCTCAAAGGTCTGAACTACAGGAACGAAGAGTGGTTCGGAGAGACGATGCTCCGGGGAATCTACATCAGCGACGTCTTCACCGGGTTCCGGAAATTCCCGCATTTCGTGATCGCGATCATGCGTCGCGAGGGAGAGAAGACCTGGATTTTGCGGGCGACCATCAACACGGACATCTTCGAAGCCATGGTGAAGGCGGCGCAGATCGGGATGAAAGGCGATGCCTTCCTGATGAACAAGGACAACATCCTGCAAACTTCACCGCGTTTCGGCGGGGAGCTTCTCGGCAAGGTCGGCTACCCGATTTTCCCGAAGTTTCAGGGAGCGCGCGTGGAAGAAACGGAGCTCGGCGGCGAGGAAGCCCTGTACGGGATCGTGTGGCTCAAGGACAAACAGTGGCTTCTTGTCATCAAGGAGGATCCCCTGGAGAATCTGACGCCGATCCTGAGGACCCGGGTGCTGGTGATCGCCCTGGTGCTGGGTGGGGTGCTGGTGATCGTCATGGGGACGCTCCTGGTCAGCAACGCCGTGGTGCGGCAACTGGTCAAGACGGACCGTGAAAAAGCGGCGCTGGATGCGGGGCTCGTGCAGTCGAGCAAGATGGCCGCGCTGGGAAAGCTCGCTGCGGGGATTGCCCACGAGGTGAACAACCCGCTTGCCGTGATCAAAGAAAAGGTCGGCTGGATGAAGGACCTTTTGAGCGAAGAAGATGTCGAGGCAAGTGAGAACTTCAAGGAATTTGACGATGCGGTGAAAAAGATCGATTATCATGTGGAACGGGCCAGAAAAGTGACGCATCGCCTGCTCGGGTTCGCCAGGCGCATGGAACCCATCCAGGAACAGGTGACCATGAACCGGGTGATCGAGGAGACCGTCGACTTTCTGAAAAACGAGGCGCACTATCGAAACATCGAGATCCGCACGACGCTCGATCCCGATATGCCAACGACTACGAGCGATTCATCTCAACTCCAGCAGGTTTTCCTCAATATCCTCAACAACGCCATCGATGCGATCGGGAAGAACGGCGTCATTACCATATCGACCGGATATGATCTCAAGAACAGGGAGTTGAGCGTTTCCATCGCCGATGACGGACCGGGCATTCCGAGCGAAGTGCTGGGCAGGGTTTTCGACCCCTTTTTCACCACCAAGGAAGTCGGCAAGGGGACGGGACTCGGGCTTTCCATCAGCTATTCCATCGTTGAAAAACTGGGAGGCACAATCAAGGTGGCAAGCCAGGTCGGCAAGGGGACCACGTTTTCCATTCACTTGCCTATCGTCAACCATGCGACGGCCTGA
- a CDS encoding response regulator, with translation MEGFRVLVVDDETDFLETIVKRLRKRKVDAVGLTSGVEALKYLETEHFDVVILDVRMPGLDGIETLKEMKKKRPLMEVIMLTGHASVESGMQGMQLGAFDYVIKPADFDELMEKIRQARERKSIHEEKLRRG, from the coding sequence ATGGAAGGCTTCAGAGTACTGGTTGTCGATGATGAGACCGATTTCCTGGAAACCATCGTGAAACGCTTGAGAAAGCGCAAAGTGGACGCCGTCGGCCTGACCAGCGGCGTGGAAGCGTTGAAATATCTCGAAACGGAGCATTTCGACGTGGTGATCCTGGACGTCAGAATGCCCGGACTGGACGGCATAGAAACCCTTAAGGAGATGAAGAAAAAGAGACCCCTCATGGAGGTCATCATGCTCACGGGGCACGCTTCCGTCGAGTCGGGCATGCAGGGAATGCAGTTGGGTGCGTTCGACTACGTCATCAAGCCCGCGGATTTCGATGAACTGATGGAGAAGATCCGGCAGGCGCGCGAGAGAAAATCGATCCACGAGGAAAAGCTCCGGCGGGGCTAG
- a CDS encoding sensor histidine kinase, producing MKIVENFMALRRAWFPYLIALLIAGLGVLLWIKAGPEFGLISLPVLCCAFLLTRKLVLQLAKANEQKLSLDRQLIQSQKLAAIGELSSGIAHEINNPLAIIGQEVEWMKHQAKDAGTGGGGNLAEFLDSLMEIGKQVDRCREITHKLLDFARKREPLIQTTDINKLVEDMVRLVEREAVKRKIKIDRDYQPDLPVVQTDAPQLRQVVLNLLINANAAIDAGGCITVATRVVDNGYVELSVSDTGCGIPEENRDKIFDPFFTTKPPGKGTGLGLSICHGIITKLDGRITVASEVGKGTTFAVRLPVGRRKGTTG from the coding sequence ATGAAGATCGTTGAAAATTTTATGGCTCTCCGACGCGCCTGGTTTCCATACCTGATCGCCCTGCTGATAGCGGGGCTCGGCGTGCTTCTCTGGATCAAGGCCGGCCCCGAATTCGGTCTGATTTCCCTACCCGTGTTGTGCTGCGCGTTTTTACTCACCCGAAAACTGGTGCTGCAGCTGGCAAAGGCGAACGAGCAGAAACTGTCCCTGGATCGACAACTCATCCAGTCGCAGAAGCTTGCCGCCATAGGCGAGCTTTCCTCCGGAATCGCCCATGAAATCAACAATCCGTTGGCGATCATCGGGCAGGAAGTCGAATGGATGAAGCACCAGGCAAAGGATGCGGGCACGGGCGGAGGCGGAAACCTGGCGGAATTCCTCGACTCCCTTATGGAAATAGGCAAGCAGGTCGACCGCTGCCGGGAAATCACGCATAAGCTCCTGGATTTTGCCAGAAAGCGGGAACCTCTCATCCAGACGACGGACATCAACAAGCTGGTCGAGGACATGGTGCGACTCGTGGAGAGGGAGGCCGTCAAGCGCAAGATCAAGATCGACAGAGACTACCAGCCCGACTTGCCGGTGGTGCAGACCGATGCTCCACAGCTCAGGCAGGTGGTCCTCAACCTGCTGATCAACGCCAATGCCGCGATCGATGCGGGCGGGTGCATCACCGTCGCCACGAGGGTCGTGGACAACGGATACGTGGAGCTTTCGGTGAGCGACACCGGCTGCGGCATTCCCGAAGAGAACAGGGACAAGATTTTCGACCCTTTCTTCACCACCAAGCCCCCGGGGAAAGGCACGGGACTCGGGCTTTCCATCTGCCATGGGATAATCACCAAACTGGACGGCCGGATCACGGTGGCCAGTGAAGTCGGAAAGGGAACGACCTTTGCGGTGCGGCTTCCGGTCGGTCGCAGGAAAGGAACAACGGGATGA
- a CDS encoding response regulator: MTGKPKVLIVDDEERFRITLRKLLGVQGVEANTAGSAREALEELNNRPYDVVLLDVRMPEISGIEALAEIKKTHRDLEVIILTGHASVDIAVEIMRLGGYEYLLKPCAMDELVAKIESAYERKVAREERRRKAQVSPSDLAS, from the coding sequence ATGACAGGCAAACCGAAGGTGCTGATCGTCGATGACGAGGAGAGGTTCAGGATCACGCTTCGCAAACTGCTCGGCGTGCAGGGGGTCGAAGCCAATACTGCGGGAAGCGCAAGAGAGGCCCTGGAGGAATTGAACAACCGGCCTTACGACGTCGTGCTGCTCGACGTGAGGATGCCCGAGATCAGCGGGATCGAAGCCCTGGCCGAAATCAAGAAAACGCACCGGGATCTCGAGGTGATCATACTGACGGGGCACGCTTCCGTGGACATCGCCGTGGAGATCATGCGACTGGGCGGCTACGAGTATCTTCTGAAACCGTGTGCGATGGACGAGCTCGTGGCCAAGATCGAATCCGCCTACGAACGCAAAGTCGCCCGCGAGGAACGCAGACGAAAGGCGCAGGTCAGTCCGTCGGACCTTGCTTCTTGA
- a CDS encoding sigma-54-dependent transcriptional regulator — MPGKILMVDDEQDMLSLLSRILSDRTDHEITSVDDPLQVTELLKKNDYDLVITDLRMPGRDGLGVMEAVKQKNPNTAVIIMTAYGTIESAIEATRKGAFDYVTKPFRKERILHVVDQALKWQQLQKENTYLRERLEGKSQFASLIGSSRAMRTLHNQIDRVAKTSATVLITGESGTGKELVARELHKHSLRKDEQFIPLNCSTLPESIIESELFGHLRGSFTGALRDKKGLIEEANHGTLFLDEIGDLSMAMQVKLLRLLQEGEYKAIGSNTIRRVDIRFIAATNQNLHEKIRRGEFREDLFYRLNVINIVVPPLRERLDDIPLLVHSFLEKYNVLHHKNIKRVSPVTLNALMQRDWPGNVRELENTIERGVIMASGNTLETEDVTLPCREAPSSETPLFSEGDIYSMPFKEAKDKLIEEFQSQYISKALARHSGNVSQAARESGLKRQYLHRLMRETNVDSKTFKKQGPTD, encoded by the coding sequence ATGCCCGGCAAAATCTTGATGGTCGATGACGAGCAGGATATGCTCTCGCTCCTGTCCCGCATACTGTCCGACCGGACGGACCATGAGATCACGTCCGTCGACGATCCCCTGCAGGTGACGGAACTGCTCAAGAAGAACGATTACGACCTGGTCATCACGGATTTGCGGATGCCGGGTCGCGACGGCCTGGGAGTCATGGAGGCCGTGAAACAGAAGAATCCGAACACCGCGGTCATCATCATGACCGCCTACGGAACCATCGAATCAGCCATCGAGGCGACCCGCAAGGGCGCGTTCGATTATGTCACCAAGCCGTTCCGAAAGGAACGCATCCTCCACGTCGTCGATCAGGCCTTGAAATGGCAGCAATTGCAGAAAGAGAACACTTACCTGCGGGAACGGCTCGAGGGAAAGTCGCAGTTCGCGTCTCTTATCGGCTCCAGTCGCGCCATGCGGACGCTGCACAACCAGATCGATCGCGTGGCGAAGACGAGCGCGACGGTGCTGATCACTGGGGAGAGCGGCACGGGCAAGGAACTGGTGGCCCGAGAGCTTCACAAGCACAGTCTGCGCAAGGATGAACAGTTTATTCCGCTGAACTGCAGCACTCTGCCGGAGTCCATTATCGAAAGCGAGCTGTTCGGCCACCTTCGCGGCTCTTTCACCGGAGCGCTGCGGGACAAGAAGGGATTGATCGAGGAAGCCAATCACGGCACCCTCTTTCTCGATGAGATCGGCGACCTGAGCATGGCGATGCAGGTGAAGCTGCTCCGGCTTTTGCAGGAAGGCGAATACAAGGCCATCGGCTCGAATACCATAAGAAGGGTGGATATACGGTTCATTGCGGCCACCAACCAGAATCTCCACGAAAAGATCAGGAGGGGCGAATTCCGCGAGGACCTTTTCTACCGTCTGAACGTGATCAACATCGTTGTGCCGCCTTTGCGGGAGCGGCTGGACGACATTCCCCTGCTGGTCCACAGTTTTCTCGAAAAATACAATGTTCTGCACCACAAGAACATCAAGCGGGTCTCCCCCGTGACGCTGAACGCCCTGATGCAAAGAGATTGGCCGGGAAATGTCCGGGAGCTCGAGAACACCATCGAACGCGGGGTGATCATGGCCTCCGGAAACACCCTGGAAACCGAAGACGTCACGCTCCCCTGCCGCGAAGCTCCTTCCTCCGAAACTCCGTTGTTCTCGGAGGGCGACATCTATTCCATGCCGTTCAAGGAAGCCAAGGACAAGCTCATCGAGGAGTTTCAGTCACAATACATCTCCAAGGCGCTCGCCCGGCATTCCGGCAACGTTTCGCAGGCGGCACGGGAATCGGGGCTCAAGAGACAATACCTGCACCGCCTGATGCGTGAAACCAACGTCGATTCAAAGACGTTCAAGAAGCAAGGTCCGACGGACTGA